One genomic region from Bubalus bubalis isolate 160015118507 breed Murrah chromosome 12, NDDB_SH_1, whole genome shotgun sequence encodes:
- the RHOB gene encoding rho-related GTP-binding protein RhoB translates to MAAIRKKLVVVGDGACGKTCLLIVFSKDEFPEVYVPTVFENYVADIEVDGKQVELALWDTAGQEDYDRLRPLSYPDTDVILMCFSVDSPDSLENIPEKWVPEVKHFCPNVPIILVANKKDLRSDEHVRTELARMKQEPVRTDDGRAMAVRIQAYDYLECSAKTKEGVREVFETATRAALQKRYGSQNGCINCCKVL, encoded by the coding sequence ATGGCGGCCATCCGCAAGAAGCTGGTGGTGGTGGGCGACGGCGCGTGCGGCAAGACGTGCCTGCTGATCGTGTTCAGTAAGGACGAGTTCCCCGAGGTGTACGTGCCCACCGTCTTCGAGAACTATGTGGCCGACATCGAGGTGGACGGCAAGCAGGTGGAGCTGGCGCTGTGGGACACGGCGGGCCAGGAGGACTACGACCGCCTGCGGCCGCTCTCCTACCCGGACACCGACGTGATCCTCATGTGCTTTTCGGTGGACAGCCCGGATTCGCTGGAGAACATCCCCGAGAAGTGGGTGCCCGAGGTGAAGCACTTCTGCCCCAACGTGCCCATCATCCTCGTGGCCAACAAGAAAGACCTGCGCAGCGATGAGCACGTCCGCACAGAGCTGGCCCGTATGAAGCAGGAACCGGTGCGCACGGATGACGGCCGCGCTATGGCCGTGCGCATCCAAGCCTACGACTACCTCGAGTGCTCGGCCAAGACCAAGGAGGGGGTCCGAGAGGTCTTCGAGACGGCCACGCGCGCCGCGCTGCAGAAGCGCTACGGCTCCCAGAACGGCTGCATCAACTGCTGCAAGGTGCTATGA